A genomic window from Dehalococcoidales bacterium includes:
- a CDS encoding trypsin-like peptidase domain-containing protein codes for MRKRLSSFGVTLLLLSLVLVTVGCGVAQATFTASVDSGTALLKVEFTNGTKTGMFSKVDKYNWDFGDGDSATTTKAEETVTHEYTKAGTYTVTLTAMKGDKDPKTSVMTLSISVTHGPLDHVQITPATVQLDIGDSQKFTTAVEDAYGNPIAEASLTWNAAAGTISADGSFEAGTRAGTFNSDVEVNAGYNNKTVSGVATVTINPDPLDAVTISPISLPAGETQRIEAVAVDKYGNVLDNVEISWNVADAEAGSIVSGTSLKAGEITGEYENAVEVEVTQGNITRTAATGVIVTAGALDEIYIAPDPADIGIGMTQQFVAVGADRYGNRISGLDVDWSVINGGGAIDSSGLFTAGTLPGMYTDTIKAEAALSGVTRSAKVDVTVEPDRIAYMSDAGNDDGVFDIYIMDISGNNQKRITTSHVDSSYPGVSPGGSLIAYADESGGINVINDDGKWAFPLTSGQEAYEPAWSPDGTKIAYTVFENVLGGYDQPDIYVMDVDGSNVTKLTDHIDWDISPSWSPDGTMIAFESYRDGNWEIYVENINGTGLRRITNNNVFDANARWSPDGQKIIYQSIVNNQWELFTVNIDGTQVTQVTYVNYSCCYPYWSPDGSKIVFHSWQDDNQSEISIANADGSNITQLTHNQALDYAPVYMPRKAGVAVSELSISIPLTADYQPMTAQKITALVGDAVVRIETNLGSGSGFLISPNGLLLTSNHVVSNAQTISVYLQDGTKYNGTVIGRDLMRDLALLKISASGLAYLEISDFSGASLGQQVVVLGYPLFSTKLTVTSGIVSSMDFDGGRNITWVQTDSAVNPGNSGGPMLDMRGRVVGIVTAKMYGIGIEGIGFTISVNTINTYIPRLQAGETILY; via the coding sequence ATGAGAAAGAGGCTGAGTTCTTTCGGGGTTACTTTACTTCTCCTGTCACTGGTTCTGGTTACGGTCGGCTGCGGGGTGGCCCAGGCAACCTTCACTGCCAGTGTCGATAGCGGCACGGCCCTGCTGAAGGTCGAGTTCACCAACGGTACCAAGACCGGTATGTTCAGCAAGGTTGATAAATACAACTGGGACTTCGGCGATGGCGACTCCGCAACTACCACCAAGGCGGAGGAAACCGTTACCCACGAATATACAAAAGCCGGCACCTATACGGTTACGCTGACGGCCATGAAGGGCGATAAAGACCCCAAGACCAGCGTCATGACTTTATCCATCAGCGTTACTCACGGGCCGCTGGACCATGTACAGATTACCCCGGCCACGGTGCAGTTGGATATCGGCGATAGTCAGAAATTTACCACCGCGGTGGAAGACGCTTACGGCAATCCTATCGCGGAAGCCAGCCTGACCTGGAATGCCGCGGCGGGCACTATCTCCGCGGACGGTAGTTTTGAAGCCGGCACCCGGGCCGGTACTTTTAATTCGGACGTAGAAGTTAACGCTGGGTATAATAACAAGACGGTCAGCGGTGTTGCCACGGTGACTATCAATCCTGACCCGCTGGACGCGGTAACCATTTCACCCATTTCCTTGCCGGCCGGTGAAACCCAGCGCATTGAAGCGGTAGCGGTGGATAAATACGGCAACGTTCTGGATAATGTGGAAATATCCTGGAATGTCGCTGATGCAGAAGCGGGTTCCATCGTATCCGGCACCAGCCTGAAAGCCGGGGAAATAACCGGTGAGTATGAAAACGCTGTAGAGGTAGAGGTAACCCAGGGCAATATCACCCGCACCGCCGCCACCGGGGTTATCGTTACGGCGGGGGCTTTAGACGAAATATATATTGCCCCGGACCCCGCCGATATAGGCATAGGCATGACGCAGCAGTTCGTGGCGGTGGGGGCCGACCGTTACGGTAACCGCATTTCCGGCCTGGATGTGGATTGGAGTGTAATTAACGGCGGCGGCGCGATAGATAGCAGCGGCCTTTTTACCGCGGGCACCCTGCCGGGTATGTACACGGATACCATTAAAGCCGAAGCTGCTTTGTCCGGCGTCACCCGCTCGGCGAAGGTGGACGTAACCGTGGAGCCGGACCGCATCGCTTATATGTCTGACGCCGGTAATGATGATGGAGTCTTTGACATATATATCATGGACATCAGCGGGAATAACCAGAAAAGAATCACCACATCTCACGTTGATTCAAGCTATCCCGGCGTATCACCCGGAGGGAGTCTTATTGCCTACGCCGATGAATCAGGTGGCATCAACGTTATCAATGATGACGGGAAATGGGCTTTCCCGCTGACATCTGGACAAGAGGCATATGAACCCGCCTGGTCGCCGGATGGCACAAAAATTGCTTATACCGTGTTTGAAAATGTGCTGGGAGGATATGATCAACCGGATATATATGTAATGGATGTAGACGGCAGTAATGTTACCAAATTGACGGACCATATAGATTGGGACATCTCTCCCAGTTGGTCGCCGGACGGCACTATGATAGCTTTCGAATCATACCGTGACGGCAATTGGGAGATTTACGTCGAAAATATCAATGGTACCGGGTTACGGCGTATAACTAACAACAATGTTTTTGATGCTAATGCACGCTGGTCTCCCGATGGACAGAAAATCATCTACCAATCAATAGTAAATAATCAGTGGGAGCTGTTTACCGTAAATATTGACGGGACCCAGGTCACACAGGTAACGTACGTCAACTACAGCTGTTGCTACCCTTATTGGTCACCGGATGGGAGCAAAATAGTTTTCCACTCCTGGCAGGATGACAATCAATCGGAAATTTCCATCGCCAACGCTGATGGCAGCAACATCACTCAACTTACCCATAATCAAGCCTTGGATTATGCCCCTGTATATATGCCCCGCAAGGCGGGGGTGGCGGTCTCTGAATTATCCATCAGCATCCCGCTTACCGCCGATTATCAGCCGATGACGGCCCAGAAAATAACGGCGCTGGTGGGGGACGCGGTGGTAAGAATAGAGACCAACCTGGGCTCCGGTTCCGGCTTTCTCATCAGCCCCAACGGCCTGCTGCTGACCAGTAACCACGTGGTTAGCAATGCCCAGACCATCAGCGTGTACCTGCAAGACGGCACTAAATACAACGGGACGGTCATCGGCCGGGACCTGATGCGTGACCTGGCTTTGCTGAAAATATCGGCCTCCGGGCTGGCTTACCTGGAGATAAGTGATTTCAGCGGCGCCAGCCTGGGACAGCAGGTGGTCGTGCTTGGCTATCCTTTGTTCAGTACCAAACTGACCGTTACCAGCGGCATCGTTTCGTCAATGGATTTTGACGGCGGGCGCAACATCACCTGGGTGCAGACTGACTCCGCGGTAAACCCGGGCAATAGCGGCGGGCCGATGCTCGATATGCGCGGTCGGGTGGTCGGTATAGTAACCGCCAAAATGTATGGGATCGGTATTGAAGGCATAGGGTTTACCATTTCCGTAAACACCATCAACACCTATATCCCCAGGCTGCAAGCGGGGGAAACTATCTTATATTAG
- a CDS encoding HAD-IB family phosphatase: MKTAVQIDFDGTVTEDDVSFYLLDTYADGSWRQYLDEYSHGDISVGAFNKVVFGMIKEDEKTLTDFVLDSPRVIVRPGFKELIDYCAGKKYRTIIVSNGLNFYIEAILQKLGVSGLEIHAAENIFAPDGMKVRYLGPDGKEVEAGFKEVYTERLVKEGYQVVYIGNGTSDIYPCRKAAHVFATADLLEKCRAEYLKYYPFNDFYEVIRGLKSLGL, from the coding sequence ATGAAAACCGCCGTGCAAATAGACTTCGATGGCACCGTCACCGAGGATGATGTTAGCTTTTACCTGCTGGATACCTACGCGGACGGCAGCTGGCGCCAGTACCTGGATGAATACAGCCACGGTGATATCTCCGTGGGCGCTTTCAATAAAGTCGTCTTCGGTATGATCAAGGAAGACGAAAAAACTTTAACGGATTTTGTGCTCGATAGCCCCCGGGTTATAGTCCGACCCGGCTTTAAGGAGCTTATAGATTATTGCGCGGGAAAGAAATACCGAACTATCATCGTCAGCAACGGCCTGAACTTTTACATCGAGGCTATTTTACAGAAGCTCGGCGTTTCCGGACTGGAAATACACGCCGCGGAAAATATTTTTGCTCCGGACGGCATGAAGGTCAGGTATTTAGGCCCGGACGGGAAAGAGGTGGAAGCCGGCTTTAAGGAAGTCTATACGGAGAGACTGGTTAAAGAAGGCTATCAGGTGGTCTATATCGGCAACGGCACCTCGGACATCTACCCGTGCCGTAAAGCCGCGCACGTCTTTGCCACCGCCGACCTTTTGGAAAAGTGCCGGGCGGAATATCTGAAATACTATCCTTTCAATGATTTCTACGAGGTTATCAGGGGACTGAAAAGTCTTGGACTATAG
- the uvrC gene encoding excinuclease ABC subunit UvrC yields the protein MVSGLIQEQLKRLPHRPGVYLMRDAARNIIYVGKAINLHHRVRSYFQSNRNHTPKIQSMVAQIADIDFYIASSEKEALIMELNFIKQYRPRYNVMLKDDKTFPYLKIDTRESFPRVYVTRRYENDGGRYFGPFSNSGSVKNTLRILKRIFPLRFCAKDLTGKVSRPCLEYHLGHCLAPCTGSVTPEEYGQVIKEVTLFLEGKRDNVIRVLKEKMGLYADNMDYERAARIRDQIQAMQEVIEGEKVAAVIRGEEDVIAFVQDGDHAYVQVLFVRDNKLTGRESFMMQGARQEEPQQIMTGFIQQFYSSSPQIPPLLLLQYGVEDGEVIEEWLKGKRGGAVHIETPRRGLKKQLVDIAAENARQGLEQLKLKEITAGKSQDAALAEIARELKLSGPPQRLEAYDISNIQGASAVGSMVVFEKGKPKPAHYRRFKIKTVEGANDYAMLQEVLRRRFKHIVSGTAEDTWAIRPDLVLIDGGKGQLNAALAAMSETGTTVPVIGLAKEHEEIFLPRRKLPVVLSKSSPGLQLLQRLRDEAHRFAITYHTSLHRKKTFTSVLDGIPGVGPRRKSALLRRFGTIQAIREASVEEIVAAAGMTRVQAEKVKEHL from the coding sequence TTGGTCAGCGGTCTGATTCAGGAGCAGCTCAAGCGTTTGCCCCACCGCCCCGGCGTTTACCTCATGCGGGACGCCGCCCGGAATATTATCTATGTGGGCAAAGCTATCAACCTGCATCACCGCGTGCGTTCTTATTTCCAGTCCAACCGCAATCATACCCCCAAGATTCAAAGCATGGTAGCACAGATTGCCGATATTGATTTTTACATCGCCAGCTCGGAGAAGGAAGCTCTGATCATGGAGCTTAACTTCATCAAGCAGTACCGGCCGCGCTATAACGTGATGCTCAAGGATGATAAGACCTTCCCTTACCTCAAGATAGATACCCGCGAAAGCTTCCCCCGCGTCTATGTCACCCGCCGCTATGAGAATGACGGGGGGCGTTACTTCGGGCCATTTTCCAATTCCGGCTCGGTCAAAAACACGCTGCGCATCCTCAAGAGAATCTTCCCCCTGCGCTTTTGCGCCAAAGACCTCACCGGCAAAGTATCCCGGCCGTGCCTGGAATACCACCTGGGGCATTGCCTGGCGCCCTGTACCGGCAGCGTTACCCCGGAGGAGTACGGCCAGGTCATCAAAGAGGTTACCCTCTTTCTGGAGGGCAAACGGGACAACGTCATCCGCGTGCTCAAGGAAAAAATGGGACTTTATGCCGATAACATGGATTATGAAAGGGCCGCCCGCATCCGCGACCAGATACAGGCGATGCAGGAGGTAATCGAAGGGGAAAAAGTGGCCGCCGTTATCCGCGGCGAGGAGGACGTCATCGCTTTCGTCCAGGACGGCGACCACGCATACGTGCAGGTGCTGTTCGTGCGGGACAACAAGCTGACCGGGCGGGAAAGCTTTATGATGCAGGGCGCGCGGCAGGAAGAGCCGCAGCAAATCATGACCGGCTTTATCCAGCAGTTTTATTCGTCCAGCCCGCAGATTCCGCCACTGCTGCTGCTCCAGTACGGCGTGGAGGACGGGGAGGTCATCGAGGAATGGCTGAAGGGAAAAAGGGGCGGGGCGGTGCATATCGAAACGCCGCGCCGCGGCCTGAAAAAACAGCTGGTAGATATCGCCGCGGAGAACGCCCGGCAGGGACTGGAACAGCTCAAACTGAAAGAAATCACCGCCGGGAAGTCCCAGGATGCGGCGCTGGCGGAAATAGCGCGCGAACTAAAGCTGAGCGGCCCGCCGCAGCGCCTGGAAGCCTATGATATTTCCAATATCCAGGGTGCTTCCGCCGTGGGCAGCATGGTCGTTTTCGAGAAAGGCAAACCGAAGCCGGCGCATTACCGGCGCTTTAAGATAAAAACGGTGGAGGGCGCGAACGACTATGCTATGCTCCAGGAAGTGCTCCGGCGGCGCTTTAAACACATCGTTAGCGGTACGGCAGAGGATACCTGGGCTATCCGGCCCGACCTCGTCCTGATAGACGGGGGCAAGGGGCAGCTTAACGCCGCCCTGGCGGCTATGTCCGAGACCGGCACGACCGTTCCCGTCATCGGCCTGGCCAAGGAGCATGAAGAGATATTCCTGCCCCGCCGCAAGCTGCCGGTGGTATTGTCCAAATCATCGCCCGGCTTGCAGCTTTTACAGCGGCTCCGTGACGAGGCGCACCGCTTCGCCATAACCTATCATACCAGCCTGCACCGGAAGAAAACGTTTACATCGGTGCTGGACGGCATCCCCGGCGTGGGTCCCCGGCGCAAGAGCGCTTTGCTGCGCCGGTTCGGCACTATCCAGGCCATCCGTGAGGCCTCGGTGGAGGAAATCGTGGCCGCCGCCGGCATGACCCGCGTCCAGGCGGAGAAGGTCAAGGAACATCTTTAG
- a CDS encoding manganese efflux pump MntP family protein, which yields MSGTGFLSIVIIALGLSADCFAVALSASIGKKELPLWQGLRVALSFGIFQAAMTVIGWLAGRTVIDFISSYDHWLAFGLLLFVGGRMIWESFHEKAGKESRTDITRWLLLLTLSIATSLDALAVGLSFAFLEVNLTLASVTIGLVALIITLLGFLAGKKLGALIGKRAEIIGGIILIGIGIRILLEHLL from the coding sequence GTGTCCGGTACCGGCTTTCTTTCCATCGTCATCATCGCTCTGGGCCTTTCCGCCGACTGCTTTGCCGTTGCGCTGAGCGCCAGCATCGGAAAGAAAGAGCTGCCGCTGTGGCAGGGTCTCAGGGTAGCTCTCTCCTTCGGCATCTTTCAGGCCGCCATGACGGTCATCGGGTGGCTGGCGGGACGCACCGTCATCGACTTTATTTCCAGTTACGACCACTGGCTGGCCTTCGGTCTGCTTTTATTCGTGGGCGGGCGCATGATATGGGAATCGTTCCATGAAAAAGCCGGTAAAGAATCCCGCACGGATATTACCCGCTGGCTCTTGCTGCTGACGCTTTCCATCGCCACCAGCCTGGACGCGCTGGCGGTGGGGCTAAGCTTCGCTTTCCTGGAAGTAAACCTTACCCTGGCCAGCGTCACCATCGGTCTGGTTGCCCTCATTATTACGTTGCTGGGCTTCCTGGCGGGGAAAAAGCTGGGGGCGCTTATCGGTAAAAGGGCGGAGATTATCGGCGGCATTATCCTCATCGGCATCGGCATACGCATCTTGCTGGAACACCTGCTGTAA
- a CDS encoding response regulator transcription factor, which produces MNNNISKIQIFIISQQSLFLKALENIFLETDDIVVLGTTGVNNDVLKAIDNLPPDVALLDLDGPSEAGLDLARRIKQRSPNIGVVILTSNPDDNQLFLALKAQAVAYLNKEVTEQQLVETVRRVARGEHPINESLTNRPKLAEHVLQQFQELTSKTEAEAYISPLTPREIEILEYIAQGYLNKQIAAELGISEQTIKNHVTSILRKLNANARTEAVVVAIRQGLIKIS; this is translated from the coding sequence ATGAACAACAATATTAGCAAAATACAAATATTTATTATCAGCCAGCAATCGCTGTTTTTAAAAGCCCTGGAGAACATTTTTTTGGAGACCGACGATATTGTGGTGCTGGGGACTACCGGCGTTAATAATGATGTGCTCAAAGCTATTGATAATCTGCCGCCGGACGTGGCGCTGCTGGACCTGGACGGGCCGTCCGAGGCCGGGCTGGATCTGGCGCGCCGTATCAAGCAGCGCTCGCCGAATATCGGCGTCGTCATCCTGACCTCCAACCCGGATGATAACCAGCTTTTCCTGGCGCTTAAAGCGCAAGCGGTGGCCTATCTCAATAAAGAAGTCACCGAGCAGCAACTCGTCGAGACTGTCCGGCGCGTTGCCCGGGGAGAGCACCCCATTAACGAAAGCCTGACCAACCGCCCCAAGCTGGCGGAACATGTATTGCAGCAGTTCCAGGAGCTTACCTCCAAGACGGAGGCGGAAGCCTATATTTCGCCCCTCACCCCCCGCGAAATAGAGATACTGGAATACATCGCCCAGGGCTATTTGAACAAACAGATAGCCGCGGAGCTGGGTATCAGCGAGCAGACGATTAAGAACCACGTCACCTCCATCTTGAGAAAGCTTAACGCCAATGCTCGCACTGAGGCGGTGGTGGTGGCTATCAGGCAAGGGCTGATTAAGATATCCTGA